A single window of Asticcacaulis sp. AND118 DNA harbors:
- a CDS encoding helix-turn-helix domain-containing protein: MIRFAERLKERSKALGISNAEAAKLCGLDTRRYGHYISGRSRPNYENLVKIAIALNTSPNILLGFDEGERSLLIEQLTEVCKSLSDDQIKMLISFADSASKK; the protein is encoded by the coding sequence ATGATCCGCTTCGCTGAGAGACTGAAAGAAAGATCAAAAGCCTTGGGCATTTCAAATGCGGAGGCTGCAAAATTATGTGGGTTGGATACTCGCCGGTATGGCCATTATATAAGTGGCCGCAGCCGCCCCAATTACGAAAATCTTGTCAAAATAGCGATAGCGTTAAACACTTCTCCTAACATTTTGCTCGGGTTTGATGAAGGCGAAAGGTCACTTTTGATAGAGCAGCTCACCGAGGTCTGCAAATCACTCAGCGATGATCAAATAAAGATGCTAATTTCTTTTGCGGATAGCGCGTCAAAAAAATAG
- a CDS encoding RNA polymerase sigma factor, with the protein MVHVFDPDRRQGACHLVQPSNWVRGVDRWFADFVVVHERSYLRLARRMMGDAEAARDLLHDAYANVLDGEGWRSIENPRAYVMRTIFNLGVQRIRRARVVAFQALPDFETLEFSSSEPDGFQAVAIREQLKVGLAALNGLPDMTRRVLMMRRLEGLPVKEIARLLGMTVKGVDYHIARGAYQFSKAVEAAGLEGLGPLAQGGVVGTPRALRRSSRDSD; encoded by the coding sequence ATGGTGCACGTTTTCGACCCGGATCGTAGGCAAGGTGCCTGCCACCTTGTCCAACCGAGCAACTGGGTGCGCGGTGTTGACCGTTGGTTCGCAGACTTCGTTGTGGTCCATGAGCGCAGTTATCTGCGGCTGGCCCGGCGGATGATGGGGGATGCCGAGGCGGCGCGTGATCTGTTGCACGATGCCTACGCCAATGTGCTGGACGGGGAGGGGTGGCGCTCGATTGAAAACCCTCGTGCCTATGTCATGCGCACCATCTTCAATCTGGGGGTTCAGCGCATTCGTCGCGCCCGGGTGGTGGCGTTTCAGGCCCTGCCGGACTTTGAGACTTTGGAGTTTTCTTCGTCCGAGCCTGATGGCTTTCAGGCCGTGGCCATACGCGAGCAGTTGAAGGTCGGCTTGGCCGCCCTGAATGGGCTGCCCGATATGACGCGACGCGTGCTGATGATGCGCCGTTTGGAAGGGCTGCCGGTCAAAGAGATCGCCCGGCTTTTGGGCATGACGGTCAAAGGCGTGGATTACCACATCGCCCGCGGCGCCTATCAGTTCTCCAAGGCGGTCGAAGCGGCCGGGCTGGAAGGCCTTGGGCCGCTCGCGCAGGGCGGCGTCGTGGGCACACCGCGCGCCCTCCGTCGGTCTTCGCGCGACAGCGATTAG
- a CDS encoding DUF4880 domain-containing protein: MTSESSTSVDDIMETASQWFARMDSGEGDQAAFEAWRTADPRHAAAFARIYASMRQMERLRGLADPEPVEVQVSAPLATRRRVLQIGGAAAVVTVASLAGMALFALTSGRVEAATRVGERKTVAFPNGGEIELNTDSRAAWKIKGDERTLWLKRGEVAVKVPVSGRGLELKAGPHAASLGPGEYIARLRDNSLDIISLAGTATVSQEGAAPLRVNAHQAAILIKGQERVRPVSTNDLDFLTGWRTDELVLNGQVLSEVVEEYNRYLDRKIIIANPELGAIQLGGRFTNRDPARLLAGLEISFGIHVTQQDNTIILSR; encoded by the coding sequence ATGACATCCGAATCTTCGACATCCGTCGATGACATTATGGAGACCGCCTCACAGTGGTTTGCCCGCATGGACAGCGGCGAGGGCGATCAGGCCGCCTTCGAGGCCTGGCGTACCGCCGACCCGCGCCACGCGGCCGCCTTCGCCCGCATCTACGCCTCCATGCGCCAGATGGAACGCCTGCGCGGTCTGGCCGATCCGGAGCCGGTTGAGGTTCAGGTATCGGCTCCGTTGGCGACGCGGCGGCGCGTGTTGCAGATAGGCGGCGCAGCCGCCGTTGTGACGGTCGCCTCATTGGCGGGCATGGCCCTGTTCGCCCTGACCAGTGGACGCGTCGAAGCCGCCACCCGCGTCGGTGAGCGCAAGACCGTGGCCTTCCCCAATGGCGGTGAGATCGAACTGAACACCGACAGTCGGGCGGCCTGGAAGATCAAAGGCGACGAACGAACCTTGTGGCTGAAGCGCGGGGAAGTCGCCGTGAAGGTTCCGGTGTCCGGCCGCGGCCTTGAGCTGAAAGCCGGACCGCATGCCGCGTCGCTGGGGCCCGGAGAATACATCGCCCGGCTGCGCGACAACTCACTCGACATCATCAGTCTCGCCGGCACCGCCACCGTATCCCAGGAAGGAGCGGCGCCCTTGCGCGTGAACGCCCATCAGGCGGCCATCCTCATCAAAGGGCAGGAGCGGGTCCGGCCCGTCTCGACCAACGATCTCGATTTTCTCACCGGGTGGCGCACCGACGAACTGGTGCTCAACGGTCAGGTCCTCAGCGAAGTCGTCGAAGAATATAACCGCTATCTCGACCGCAAGATCATCATCGCCAATCCGGAACTCGGCGCCATCCAGCTGGGCGGCCGTTTCACCAACCGCGATCCGGCTCGGCTTCTGGCCGGGCTTGAAATCTCCTTCGGCATCCATGTGACGCAGCAGGACAACACCATCATTCTTTCGCGATAG